A window from Listeria seeligeri serovar 1/2b str. SLCC3954 encodes these proteins:
- a CDS encoding LysR family transcriptional regulator has protein sequence MDEALRTYIRVVELKSFTKASEELHISQPAVSLQLKKLEQQYDTELIYRQAKKFVLTATGEMLYHRAKQLEGLYKQVEDEISLYHHHLKGRLRIGASFTIGEYYLPKVIAKFHALYPDITIELIIENTAKIADKVELLQVDTGLIEGQISKKDLEISAFLDDEMCIVGPANGSMEEIENGATWIAREEGSGTREYLDHVISTSGWNVTERVIAWSNMAVKQMVLEGLGYTVISKCVVETEIKRGKLRTFNEANTLLRKFSVLKNKQTLENRTVETFLQFLRENK, from the coding sequence ATGGATGAGGCTCTTAGAACATATATTAGGGTAGTGGAATTAAAAAGTTTTACGAAGGCATCGGAAGAATTACATATATCGCAACCAGCAGTTTCCTTACAATTAAAGAAGTTAGAGCAACAATATGATACGGAGTTAATTTACCGACAAGCGAAAAAATTTGTTTTAACAGCGACAGGAGAGATGCTTTATCACCGAGCGAAACAATTAGAAGGACTATACAAGCAAGTGGAGGATGAAATTAGTTTATACCACCATCATTTGAAGGGGAGACTGCGAATTGGCGCAAGTTTTACTATAGGTGAATATTATTTACCAAAAGTGATTGCCAAATTCCATGCGTTATACCCTGATATTACCATCGAATTAATCATTGAAAACACGGCAAAGATTGCTGATAAAGTAGAATTATTGCAAGTGGACACGGGGTTAATTGAAGGACAAATAAGTAAAAAAGATCTCGAGATAAGCGCCTTTTTAGATGATGAAATGTGTATTGTCGGGCCCGCAAATGGGTCGATGGAAGAAATTGAAAACGGAGCGACCTGGATTGCTCGGGAAGAAGGCTCTGGGACGCGGGAGTATTTAGATCATGTGATTAGTACAAGTGGATGGAATGTGACAGAACGAGTGATAGCCTGGAGTAATATGGCTGTGAAACAAATGGTACTTGAAGGTTTAGGATATACGGTTATCTCCAAGTGCGTGGTGGAAACAGAAATAAAAAGAGGAAAGTTGCGAACATTCAATGAAGCAAACACTTTGCTGCGGAAATTTTCTGTGCTGAAAAACAAACAAACTTTAGAAAATCGAACGGTAGAGACATTTTTACAATTTTTGCGGGAGAATAAGTGA
- a CDS encoding nucleotide pyrophosphohydrolase, translating to MRELQDEITSFLKERNWLDQYNHPKDLALSLSLEAAELLECFQWKTDEVAVEENREEMLKEVADVMIYALQLVESLGADAEEVIRLKLAENRTRTWSK from the coding sequence TTGAGAGAATTACAAGATGAAATCACTAGTTTTCTAAAAGAACGTAACTGGTTAGACCAATACAATCACCCGAAAGACCTTGCGCTATCATTGTCCTTAGAAGCTGCAGAATTACTCGAATGCTTTCAGTGGAAAACAGATGAAGTAGCTGTAGAAGAAAATCGCGAAGAAATGTTAAAAGAAGTCGCGGACGTGATGATTTACGCTTTGCAACTTGTAGAGAGTTTGGGCGCAGATGCAGAGGAAGTTATTCGGCTAAAATTAGCAGAAAACCGGACGCGAACTTGGTCAAAATAA
- a CDS encoding flavodoxin codes for MRILLAYDSLSGNTKMVADEIETILVSKGHVVVSLRVSPLAEYPLDEDFDLYMLGAWTVDYGRTPPDMKDFIAELAVKPKNVAIFGTGETQWGMEFYCGAVDRMATYFGTSYPTLKIEQMPHTEQDTTDITNWVNKILTLRSEMK; via the coding sequence ATGAGGATTTTGTTAGCCTATGATTCATTAAGCGGTAATACAAAAATGGTAGCGGATGAAATTGAAACGATTTTAGTAAGTAAAGGACATGTTGTTGTGTCCTTACGCGTCTCGCCGTTAGCTGAGTATCCGCTTGATGAGGATTTCGACTTGTACATGTTAGGGGCGTGGACAGTCGATTACGGAAGAACACCGCCAGATATGAAAGATTTTATCGCGGAACTTGCCGTTAAACCCAAGAATGTAGCCATTTTTGGTACTGGGGAAACACAATGGGGTATGGAATTTTATTGCGGTGCTGTAGATCGAATGGCAACTTATTTCGGTACAAGCTATCCAACATTAAAAATCGAACAGATGCCACATACCGAACAAGATACTACTGATATAACCAATTGGGTTAATAAAATTTTAACGCTAAGGAGTGAAATGAAATGA
- a CDS encoding thioredoxin family protein, translating into MTSIEIKSAEEFATHISGDELVYVDYWKDNCPNCKMLDLSFAEFKNSEIANKVKVLKVKLEEMGENFFFDRDVQQTPTLVLYKGGEEIHRLNGFIPPNKIEEAISLNA; encoded by the coding sequence ATGACAAGTATTGAAATTAAATCAGCAGAAGAGTTTGCAACTCATATTAGTGGGGATGAATTAGTTTACGTGGACTACTGGAAAGACAACTGCCCTAACTGCAAAATGCTTGACCTTTCATTTGCTGAATTCAAAAACTCAGAAATCGCAAATAAAGTGAAAGTATTAAAAGTAAAATTAGAAGAAATGGGCGAAAACTTCTTTTTTGATCGTGATGTACAACAAACACCTACACTTGTTTTGTACAAAGGTGGCGAAGAAATCCACCGTTTAAATGGATTTATTCCTCCAAATAAAATTGAAGAAGCTATTTCTTTAAACGCATAA
- a CDS encoding GntR family transcriptional regulator yields MEKSGFVPDLIYGEIKNEIMTNTLEIGEKVDIDDIMKRFQVSRRVAFGALHCLYKSGMLCENNGGQSFSVAIKNEAEHREKSRMKLAFFHLNYAVQKLQDKDAEICSTCLRKELVYVKLAVADQNTDVFIHHVKNFYACMIHYTEMPAMEKNIDTLTILLQKMKEKNKKLFFDAFIMDITESLEELVTCLEAREFGKCHLVIQKFYDKNISILFS; encoded by the coding sequence ATGGAAAAAAGTGGATTTGTTCCAGATCTAATATACGGAGAAATCAAAAATGAAATAATGACGAACACTTTGGAAATTGGCGAAAAAGTGGATATAGACGACATTATGAAACGATTTCAAGTCAGCAGACGAGTAGCTTTTGGAGCACTTCATTGCCTTTATAAAAGTGGTATGTTATGTGAAAACAATGGTGGGCAAAGTTTTTCGGTAGCTATTAAGAATGAAGCTGAACACCGTGAAAAATCTCGTATGAAGCTAGCTTTTTTTCATCTAAACTATGCCGTTCAAAAATTACAAGATAAAGATGCAGAAATCTGTTCCACCTGTCTGCGCAAAGAATTAGTCTATGTAAAATTGGCTGTAGCTGATCAAAATACGGATGTGTTTATCCATCATGTTAAAAACTTTTATGCTTGTATGATTCACTATACAGAAATGCCTGCTATGGAGAAGAATATTGATACACTTACGATACTTTTGCAAAAAATGAAAGAGAAAAATAAAAAGCTGTTTTTCGACGCCTTTATTATGGATATTACTGAATCTCTAGAAGAACTAGTTACTTGTTTAGAAGCGAGAGAGTTTGGAAAGTGTCACCTCGTTATTCAAAAATTCTATGATAAAAATATTTCGATTTTATTTTCGTAA
- a CDS encoding YeiH family protein codes for MSLAPFRHKTFWYGIALTFCIAGLSYFLAKLPFLMILGQLVTAILIGIIIRALIPIPEKWFTGIQFSNRVILRAGIILLGFRLNLVDIYHAGWRVFLIAALCLSFGITVVYFLAKLFGVDKKLAILVACGTGICGAAAVVAISPQVKADNNQTAVAATIIALLGTIFTVIYTLIYPILPLGPDGYGIFSGATLHEIAHVIAAADPGGTSAVDMAVIVKLTRVALLVPVCFVVAKMVNAGTKNRFSWAELPVPWFIFGFLATSAINSLGIIPTSITDFLVVCAYFLIAMSMGGLGLNVHLPSFGKMGAKPFAAAFIGSVLLSAFGLGLVLLFHLAG; via the coding sequence ATGAGTCTAGCACCTTTTCGTCATAAAACTTTTTGGTACGGTATTGCTCTTACTTTTTGTATCGCCGGATTATCCTATTTTCTAGCAAAACTACCCTTTTTAATGATTCTTGGACAACTTGTAACGGCTATTTTAATTGGTATTATCATTCGAGCACTTATTCCAATTCCAGAAAAATGGTTCACAGGAATTCAATTTTCGAATCGAGTTATTCTGCGGGCCGGGATTATCTTACTTGGTTTCCGACTTAATTTAGTAGATATTTATCATGCTGGTTGGCGGGTATTCCTCATCGCAGCTTTATGTCTTAGTTTTGGGATTACGGTCGTTTACTTTTTAGCAAAATTATTTGGGGTAGATAAAAAGCTGGCTATTTTGGTAGCTTGTGGAACGGGGATTTGTGGAGCCGCAGCGGTTGTCGCTATTTCGCCTCAAGTTAAAGCAGACAACAACCAAACAGCAGTGGCTGCAACTATTATCGCTTTGCTAGGAACTATTTTTACGGTTATTTATACACTTATTTATCCTATTTTGCCGCTCGGACCAGACGGCTATGGTATTTTTTCGGGCGCAACACTACATGAAATCGCTCATGTTATCGCTGCAGCCGACCCAGGTGGTACTTCTGCTGTTGATATGGCTGTTATCGTTAAACTAACTCGTGTAGCGCTACTAGTGCCAGTCTGCTTCGTTGTTGCAAAAATGGTTAATGCTGGTACAAAAAACCGTTTTTCATGGGCTGAGCTTCCTGTTCCGTGGTTTATCTTTGGATTCTTAGCTACAAGCGCCATCAATAGTTTAGGAATTATTCCAACTTCTATCACTGATTTCCTTGTTGTTTGTGCTTATTTCTTAATCGCAATGTCAATGGGCGGTCTTGGATTAAATGTTCACTTACCATCTTTTGGAAAAATGGGCGCGAAACCATTTGCAGCAGCATTTATTGGTTCTGTTTTACTTTCAGCGTTTGGCTTAGGATTAGTTCTTTTGTTTCATTTAGCAGGTTAA
- a CDS encoding GNAT family N-acetyltransferase — MQIRLSVREDAASMIELEHLVWTPGTTPGNVHFDSEAEFLLKSPPGSKIVVVKDEKVIGILGYKSPIPLLSNQHVAEIDIAVHPDYQREGIGQLLMTKMKDIAREKGYIKISLRVLSINKKAIRFYEKNGFKQEGLLEKEFIIEGNFVDDILMAFFL; from the coding sequence ATGCAAATTAGATTATCCGTTCGTGAAGATGCCGCATCAATGATTGAACTCGAACACTTAGTATGGACACCAGGAACAACCCCCGGAAATGTTCATTTTGACAGTGAAGCAGAATTTTTACTTAAAAGCCCACCCGGTTCCAAAATCGTCGTTGTCAAAGACGAAAAAGTGATTGGAATTCTCGGCTATAAATCTCCTATCCCGCTACTATCTAATCAACACGTAGCAGAAATAGATATTGCTGTCCATCCTGACTATCAGCGCGAAGGTATTGGTCAATTATTAATGACCAAAATGAAAGATATTGCTCGTGAAAAAGGCTATATCAAAATTTCTTTACGAGTTTTATCTATCAATAAAAAAGCCATTCGCTTTTATGAAAAGAATGGTTTCAAACAAGAAGGCTTACTGGAAAAAGAATTTATTATTGAAGGTAATTTTGTCGACGATATTTTAATGGCTTTTTTCCTCTAA
- a CDS encoding PTS transporter subunit IIC yields MKDYFIDRSYKASMGIANAVLVTLGIGLLLQTIGQMTGISFLVTIGAIGKTMLIPGIGVGIAMCLHANTLVTISAAASAVIGGGAVTTLAGGGVGITSGEPVGAILAVIVAVWTGKRVTGKTKFDMILIPGVSLLAGGLSGIVFAKIMAPILDSVSLGINSLIGGSPLISSMVIAFVFGLLILSPASSAALAIALQLDPTASAAALIGCSVQFVSFAVLSYRDNNWGAFFAQLICTPKLQTPNIIKKPSLMLVPLLTTLIAGPLGVMVFHIQASSEVAGLGLCAFVAPLYLIANYGFSTLAAFILVAVVLPGVIALVVRPMLIKKERLKTGDLTIELQ; encoded by the coding sequence ATGAAAGATTATTTTATAGATCGTTCCTATAAGGCTTCAATGGGGATAGCAAATGCGGTTCTGGTAACGCTTGGAATCGGATTGCTGTTACAAACCATTGGGCAAATGACAGGAATTTCATTTCTGGTAACGATTGGTGCAATTGGGAAAACAATGCTCATTCCGGGTATTGGTGTTGGTATTGCGATGTGCTTGCATGCGAATACACTTGTGACAATTAGCGCAGCGGCATCTGCTGTAATTGGAGGCGGCGCGGTAACGACTCTTGCTGGTGGTGGCGTTGGAATTACAAGCGGAGAGCCAGTTGGAGCTATTTTAGCCGTTATTGTTGCTGTATGGACTGGGAAGCGTGTAACTGGGAAGACAAAGTTCGATATGATTTTGATTCCAGGTGTATCACTTCTTGCAGGCGGACTTAGCGGGATTGTCTTTGCGAAAATTATGGCGCCGATTTTAGATTCAGTTAGTCTTGGGATTAATTCTTTAATTGGAGGTTCACCACTAATTTCATCAATGGTTATCGCTTTTGTGTTTGGATTATTAATCCTTAGCCCGGCTTCATCAGCAGCGCTTGCAATCGCGCTTCAACTAGATCCAACGGCGAGTGCAGCAGCTTTAATTGGTTGTTCGGTTCAATTTGTGTCATTTGCAGTTTTAAGCTACCGAGACAATAATTGGGGTGCATTTTTTGCACAACTTATTTGTACACCTAAGCTACAAACGCCGAATATCATTAAAAAACCTAGCCTGATGTTAGTACCACTACTGACAACTTTAATTGCTGGTCCGCTTGGTGTCATGGTTTTCCATATTCAAGCATCTAGTGAAGTAGCAGGACTTGGATTATGTGCCTTTGTTGCCCCACTTTATTTAATAGCAAATTACGGATTCAGCACACTTGCTGCTTTTATTTTGGTTGCAGTTGTCTTGCCAGGTGTTATTGCACTTGTTGTCAGACCGATGCTTATTAAAAAAGAGCGTTTGAAAACAGGTGATTTAACGATTGAATTGCAATAA
- a CDS encoding DUF1361 domain-containing protein produces MKKAIWICRAFLVGYFLILYFTADTYTFLILNVGLAYIPFEIAVFLTRKPRVWWIFWPLAVVWLVFFPNSPYLLTDLLHLQRLEIYGAEGILSTAPWLWRHFTYIIVGVFFGLFIGFWSFAKMLTEIRRRFNWTSKLSYQLLLIGLILLSSYAIYIGRFSRLHSIHLLTQPIESLQIMFGVFHWPFWNFVFYFSIIQYVIYTLFSKFSSSQKN; encoded by the coding sequence ATGAAAAAAGCAATCTGGATTTGCCGAGCTTTTTTAGTCGGTTATTTTCTTATCCTGTATTTTACAGCTGATACGTATACTTTTTTAATATTAAATGTTGGGCTTGCTTATATCCCTTTTGAAATAGCTGTATTTCTTACTAGAAAACCTCGTGTTTGGTGGATTTTCTGGCCACTTGCGGTTGTTTGGTTAGTATTTTTCCCGAATTCACCTTACTTGCTGACTGATTTACTTCATTTACAGCGATTAGAAATTTATGGAGCGGAAGGTATTTTATCCACAGCACCTTGGTTATGGCGCCACTTCACTTATATTATTGTCGGTGTTTTCTTTGGATTATTTATTGGCTTCTGGTCGTTTGCCAAAATGCTTACCGAAATCAGAAGACGTTTCAACTGGACAAGTAAACTTAGCTATCAATTACTATTAATCGGGTTAATTTTATTATCTAGTTATGCGATTTACATTGGACGATTTTCGCGATTACATTCTATCCACTTGCTAACACAACCAATTGAATCGCTGCAAATTATGTTTGGCGTTTTTCACTGGCCATTCTGGAATTTTGTCTTCTATTTCTCGATTATCCAATATGTTATCTACACGCTATTTAGTAAGTTTTCTAGCTCACAAAAAAATTAA
- a CDS encoding ribonucleotide-diphosphate reductase subunit beta — MADQKEQLTRIKILEPLFPNRSTSIINGETSGILNWNDIPYPSFYRAYKELSTNYWIPDEVDMKSDAKQYPALSEQEKYAFDAIIGLLATLDSPQTRFIYNIAEYITDPAVHANAAIIAQQEVIHNESYSYVLASITNLQEQKRVFELARTHPTIIKRNEPIMDAYDDFMNNKTGETLVKALIQSSILEGINFYSGFAYFYNLVRQNKMTGTGKIISFINRDELAHSKFISEVIRAILGENPELQTEELVEYTHEAFRHAVDLETEWSEEVLQGIEGIDVEEMVDYVKYRANKMLGMLGIPELYPGHSDNTMTWIKAYADNFTETKTDFFEMRNSSYKKTNMDNGFDDL, encoded by the coding sequence ATGGCTGACCAAAAAGAACAACTAACACGTATTAAAATTTTAGAACCGTTATTTCCAAACCGTTCTACTTCAATCATAAACGGAGAAACTAGCGGGATTCTTAATTGGAATGATATCCCGTATCCATCTTTCTACCGAGCTTATAAAGAACTTTCTACTAACTACTGGATTCCAGATGAAGTAGATATGAAAAGTGATGCGAAACAATATCCTGCACTTTCAGAACAAGAAAAATATGCTTTTGATGCCATTATTGGCTTGCTTGCGACACTAGATTCTCCGCAAACTCGTTTTATTTATAATATTGCGGAGTACATTACAGATCCAGCTGTCCATGCGAATGCAGCGATTATTGCCCAACAAGAAGTCATTCATAATGAAAGTTATTCTTATGTACTTGCTTCCATCACTAATCTACAAGAGCAAAAACGTGTATTTGAACTTGCGAGAACGCATCCCACAATTATTAAACGTAATGAACCAATCATGGATGCATACGATGATTTCATGAATAATAAAACAGGTGAGACACTAGTAAAAGCATTAATTCAGTCATCTATTTTAGAAGGAATTAATTTCTATAGTGGGTTTGCTTACTTCTATAATCTTGTCCGTCAAAATAAAATGACTGGAACAGGGAAAATCATTAGTTTTATCAATCGTGATGAACTGGCTCATTCTAAGTTTATCTCAGAAGTTATTCGGGCAATCCTTGGCGAAAACCCAGAATTACAAACAGAAGAGTTAGTGGAATATACACATGAAGCTTTCCGCCACGCTGTTGATCTTGAAACAGAATGGTCGGAAGAAGTATTACAAGGCATTGAAGGTATTGACGTAGAAGAAATGGTAGATTACGTAAAATACCGTGCCAACAAAATGCTAGGTATGCTTGGTATTCCAGAACTTTATCCAGGACATAGTGATAATACAATGACTTGGATTAAAGCTTATGCAGATAACTTTACAGAAACAAAAACCGACTTTTTCGAAATGCGCAATTCAAGCTATAAAAAAACGAATATGGATAACGGATTCGACGATTTATGA
- a CDS encoding ABC transporter permease, with the protein MSKFWVITKQVYKRRVKTKSFLISLLFPVLIAALIAGIPKMVEYFDSTSDITTIAVLTNNPVYEKTLAQDKGHFKVNSKITDKKAAKSALKKGEIDGFVTITEQNDTVSAVYTTEETAGQDILTRLTEDLTATKVAEKAAIYKITNDQLEQITSPVSVTNDLESSNQLTNHEKDVMSAAVLILTLVIFIFVMSYANIVASEIATEKGTRIMEVILSSVSATTHLFAKLTAIILMLLTQIGFYVICGAIVLIAGRNTDMVQNALDQVAVFPAYYLVLNLLFVILGLLLYILIAAMIGSMVPNVETVAQFIYPMTILAIIGYWGSIAAANAPDNILVVIGSYIPTFSPMMMLARMDLLSVSTLGIFSSLAILALSVIGAFFLTVRLYQGNVLLYSNEGLWKTWKTSLSYAKRK; encoded by the coding sequence ATGAGTAAGTTTTGGGTTATCACCAAACAAGTTTACAAACGCCGAGTGAAAACAAAATCATTTCTTATTTCGCTGTTATTCCCTGTTTTAATCGCTGCTTTGATTGCCGGAATCCCCAAAATGGTCGAATATTTTGATTCAACAAGCGACATTACTACCATTGCAGTATTAACAAATAATCCCGTTTATGAAAAAACATTAGCGCAAGATAAAGGACACTTTAAAGTAAATTCCAAAATCACTGATAAAAAAGCCGCTAAATCAGCCCTTAAAAAAGGTGAAATTGATGGCTTTGTAACTATCACCGAGCAAAATGATACCGTCAGCGCTGTTTATACTACCGAAGAAACTGCTGGGCAAGACATCCTCACAAGATTAACCGAAGACCTTACCGCTACCAAAGTCGCCGAAAAAGCCGCCATTTATAAAATTACTAATGATCAATTAGAACAAATTACATCGCCTGTTTCTGTAACCAATGATTTAGAGTCAAGTAACCAACTGACAAATCACGAAAAAGATGTGATGAGTGCAGCAGTCTTAATTTTAACGCTCGTCATCTTTATTTTCGTCATGAGTTACGCAAATATTGTCGCATCTGAAATCGCCACTGAAAAAGGAACTCGAATCATGGAAGTCATTTTATCGAGTGTCTCTGCTACCACACATTTATTTGCCAAATTAACAGCTATTATCTTAATGCTCCTGACCCAAATTGGTTTTTATGTTATTTGTGGAGCAATCGTCCTAATCGCTGGTAGAAACACTGATATGGTCCAAAACGCACTTGATCAAGTTGCTGTTTTCCCAGCTTATTACCTTGTTCTAAACCTATTATTTGTTATTTTAGGGTTACTACTATACATTTTAATTGCAGCTATGATTGGCTCGATGGTTCCAAATGTGGAAACAGTCGCACAGTTCATTTACCCGATGACAATCCTGGCAATTATTGGTTACTGGGGTTCTATCGCCGCGGCTAATGCACCAGATAATATACTCGTGGTTATTGGTTCTTATATCCCCACATTTTCACCAATGATGATGCTAGCCAGAATGGACTTATTATCTGTGTCAACACTCGGTATTTTTAGTTCACTTGCCATCCTCGCACTAAGCGTAATAGGCGCCTTTTTCCTAACCGTTCGTCTTTACCAAGGAAATGTATTACTCTATTCCAATGAAGGCTTGTGGAAAACATGGAAAACTTCATTGTCTTACGCAAAAAGAAAATAA
- a CDS encoding nucleoside triphosphate pyrophosphohydrolase family protein: protein MDFKEYQILANRTAATHEQALTNYGLGISGEAGEVADLIKKYAFHGHDLNKEALTKELGDVLWYVSQIAKWADISMETVAELNIEKLKRRYPQGFSAERSKLHID, encoded by the coding sequence ATGGATTTTAAGGAGTATCAAATTTTAGCAAATAGGACTGCAGCAACGCACGAACAGGCACTGACAAACTATGGACTTGGAATTTCTGGTGAAGCCGGTGAAGTTGCCGATTTGATTAAAAAATATGCTTTTCACGGACATGATTTAAACAAAGAAGCGTTAACGAAAGAACTCGGTGATGTACTTTGGTATGTTTCACAAATTGCTAAGTGGGCGGATATTAGCATGGAAACAGTCGCAGAATTAAACATTGAAAAATTGAAACGGCGCTACCCGCAAGGCTTTTCAGCTGAGCGAAGTAAACTGCATATTGATTAA